The Helianthus annuus cultivar XRQ/B chromosome 15, HanXRQr2.0-SUNRISE, whole genome shotgun sequence genomic sequence CGTCGCTTTTGATCACCGGTTTTAATGTTTGTTGTGACATGAACATAACTGTGGTTGATGACACTTTTAactttttaagttttaaaacactcATATGTTTTCTAAATAAAATACGGAAAACGTATATCCTAAAATTTacttataaaattcatttattattCACTTCGTAAGACTTGAACCTCTTCTATTTTGATGAAGATAAACACCTAACCTCGCTAGACCATCTTTTAATACGTTCTTATAAATAATCATATCAGATTGGTGTGttagtttaatttcattttattatCAACGGATCTAAGAAACTATACATAAATAAGCATTAAAAAAGACTATTACATAATTAAATTATTGTTTTAATAactaattttattaaaaacaattaaacatttttttaaaatatttttttattattagttaATCATCTATTCAAAACTAGAGAAGATGCTTTTGTTAATTAATTTTACAATCTCCAGGGTTGAGGGTCAGTGCTAAAATTGAGATACTTATTGAAACACATAGTGATGTAGTTATTATGTAATGATCAACCAATTAATATATGTAATGTTAAATATTGTATGGTTTAGGGGGTGGAAAGAAAGTGACACGTGTGGAAGTAACAATGGACGGAGGAGACACGTGGAGCGTATGTAACTTGGACCATAAGGAGAAACCAAACAAGTATGGCAAATACTGGTGCTGGTGCTTTTGGTCATTGGAGGTTGAGGTTCTGGACCTTCTTGGTGCCAAAGAGATTGCGGTTCGAGCCTGGGATGAGACCCTCAACACCCAACCCGAGAAGCTCATTTGGAATCTCATGGTAACATATATAAATCGTTTTTATATGAAAGTAGTTTATTGcgatattggattttaataatcgtGACTCATTCGTCTGTAGTAACATATACTCCTATACTGACAATTTGACCACTCGCACTCCTAATCTTACTTTCATTATCATAGATCTACATTTGATTTCGACCTGATTACGCTCACAATGATGATTATCAGCACAAAGGGGGAAACAAGCATTCTTTGTGAGCGAAATTGGTTGAAAGTCAAGTGTAAATCAAATGAAAGTCTATTAGGATCATGAGACTTAGATTTCTCTTGATAACAAAAGTGAAAATTATGAGTGTCACTGGTTAGATTGTCGGTGTGAATTATTAGCGGTCAATGAGCCATAGTTTAGATACTAAAAATCCAATTTACCTAGTTTATTTGATTATGTGATGTTGATTATATTTGATATGATATAATATGATATGTGCAGGGTATGATGAACAATTGTTGGTTCCGAGTGAAAACCAACATGTGCAAACCGCACAAAGGTGAGATCGGGATCGTGTTCGAGCACCCGACTCAACCAGGAAACCAGTCCGGCGGATGGATGGCTCGCGAGAAGCACCTCGAGATATCATCCGAGGCAAACCCAAGCCTCAAGAAGAGTGTTTCATCTCCTTTCATGAACACAACTTCTCTAACCTACTCAATGTCCGAAGTCAAGAAACACAACTCAGCCGACTCCGCCTGGATTGTGGTCCATGATCACATCTACGACTGCACCACCTTCCTCAAAGACCACCCCGGCGGTACCGACAGCATTCTCATCAATGCCGGAACAGACTGCACCGAAGAGTTCGACGCAATCCATTCCGACAAGGCGAAAAAGCTCTTGGAAGAGTACCGAATCGGTGAACTAATAAACGTGGGCTACAGTTCGGACTCCCCTACATCATCACCAAACAACTCGGTCCATGATGCCACTAACTACACCACCTCACACTTGGCCACCATCAAAGAAGTTGCCCCCACAAGAACCATAGCCCTAATTCCACGTGAAAAAGTCCCATGTAAGCTCATCTCCAAAACATCAGTCTCACACGATGTGAGACTATTCCGGTTCGCCCTACCCACACCGGATCAAGTCCTCGGGTTACCAGTAGGTAAGCACATCTTTCTTTCAGCATGCATTGATGACAAGCTATGCATGAGAGCATACACACCAACTAGCACAATAGATGAAGTTGGATACTTTGAATTGCTAGTGAAAATCTACTTCAAAGGGATCGAACCGAGGTTTCCCAACGGCGGGCTCATGTCACAGTATCTCGAGTCGTTGCCGCTTGGTTCTTCACTCAACATCAAGGGTCCGTTAGGTCACATTGAGTACATGGGTAGAGGGACATTTTCGGTGCATGGTAAACAAAAGTTTGCTAAGAAACTAGCCATGTTTGCGGGTGGGACGGGGATTACGCCGATATATCAAGTGATGCAGGCGATTTTGAAGGATCTAGAAGATGACACAATGATGTATGTTGTGTATGCGAATCGTACGGAAGATGATATATTGTTGAGGGATGAACTTGATGCATGGGCTCAGAAGTATGAAGATAGAGTGAAGGTTTGGTATGTTGTGGGAAAATGTATTAGAGAAGGGTGGAAATACAGTGAAGGGTACATCAATGAGGATATCATGAAGGCACATGTTCCAGAGGCTGCTGAAGATACATTGGCTTTGGCTTGTGGACCACCACCCATGATTCAGTTTGCCATAAACCCTAATTTGG encodes the following:
- the LOC110912275 gene encoding nitrate reductase [NADH] codes for the protein MGTSVENRQFLHEPGLSATAVIRSYSPNHKRAARREVTTRKKVVFDTYDRDSSEDEEEEFDYSDAIKKSNSELESSVFDTRDAGTADQWIHRNPSMVRLTGKHPFNSEPPLTKLMQHGFITPAALHYVRNHGSVPNATWENWTVEICGLVKRPTRFTMSQLVTEFPSREFPVTLVCAGNRRKEQNLTKQTIGFNWGAGGVSTSVWKGVPLVHILKRCGIYSRKKGAMKVCFEGAEDLPGGGGSKYGTSITVEVAMDPARDIILAYMQNGEKLLPDHGFPVRMIIPGFIGGRMVKWVKRIIVTTSESESYYHYKDNRVLPSHVDAELANSEGWWYKPEYMINELNINSVITTPCHQEILPINSWTTQRPYTLRGYAYSGGGKKVTRVEVTMDGGDTWSVCNLDHKEKPNKYGKYWCWCFWSLEVEVLDLLGAKEIAVRAWDETLNTQPEKLIWNLMGMMNNCWFRVKTNMCKPHKGEIGIVFEHPTQPGNQSGGWMAREKHLEISSEANPSLKKSVSSPFMNTTSLTYSMSEVKKHNSADSAWIVVHDHIYDCTTFLKDHPGGTDSILINAGTDCTEEFDAIHSDKAKKLLEEYRIGELINVGYSSDSPTSSPNNSVHDATNYTTSHLATIKEVAPTRTIALIPREKVPCKLISKTSVSHDVRLFRFALPTPDQVLGLPVGKHIFLSACIDDKLCMRAYTPTSTIDEVGYFELLVKIYFKGIEPRFPNGGLMSQYLESLPLGSSLNIKGPLGHIEYMGRGTFSVHGKQKFAKKLAMFAGGTGITPIYQVMQAILKDLEDDTMMYVVYANRTEDDILLRDELDAWAQKYEDRVKVWYVVGKCIREGWKYSEGYINEDIMKAHVPEAAEDTLALACGPPPMIQFAINPNLEKMGYDIKDSLLVF